The genomic region AAGATTCATCAGGTGTTTAAACATGCCGGGCGTTCAGGATGAGGGTTCTTCAAAGGCGGAAGCCATGTTTGCTCTTGTCTCTGGACACATAAGTACAATACCAAAGGATGAAGACGGCCGCGGAGAGGCGCGACATTTTTAAATTCAGAAAAAAGCAGGCGTCATCCCCAAGCAGGCTCGACTGATGAATAACGCAATTACTCAAAAAAGAGATGATAAGGCCCGGGTGATGCTCCTGGTGGGATTCCTAGGGGCTGGCAAGACAACGCTTTTGAAACATATCCTTTCATGGAAAGCTGACATGAGCGATACCGTGGTCATAGTCAACGAACTCGGCGATATCGGCATTGACGGCTCTCTCCTTCAGGGGGAAGAGTCCGACATCATAGAACTTACCAGCGGATGCATCTGCTGTACGCTAATTGTTGACCTGAAGGTGCTGCTCAAAAGAATCTGGGAGCGTTTCAATCCCCGGTGGCTCTTCATCGAGGCTTCAG from Deltaproteobacteria bacterium harbors:
- a CDS encoding GTP-binding protein; the encoded protein is MNNAITQKRDDKARVMLLVGFLGAGKTTLLKHILSWKADMSDTVVIVNELGDIGIDGSLLQGEESDIIELTSGCICCTLIVDLKVLLKRIWERFNPRWLFIEASGVADPASLNSLFHEDEIKQHTEFFQIITILDAECWEMREIMGQLFHRQLDAADLILLNKIDLLDTDKVKRCI